In Meiothermus ruber DSM 1279, the following proteins share a genomic window:
- a CDS encoding replicative DNA helicase, whose translation MATTPLEGRVPPHNLDAEASVLGSVLLDSEVLDRLEGLLAADAFYKEAHRKIWEAMVALRARRDPVDLVTLSEELRQNGELENVGGLSYLVGLSEQTPTAAYADYYGRIVAEKWTLRKLIAAAGEAMKMAYDEEGSLEDILDTAGRKVLEVSTQGARSEFQSMKELVHETFEHIQMLYENKGQVDGVKSGFRELDSMIGGLTSGSLNIIAARPSMGKTSFALTIAQNVALRGEGAAVAIFSLEMPAVQLVTRMLCSEARIDMNRLRQGQLTDRDFSRLVDVAGRISEAAILIDDTSDLTLMELRARARRLHAQHRLGLIVIDYLQLMSGPGGGKNGGENRQQEIAQISRGLKGLARELDVPVIALSQLSRAVESRPNKRPMLSDLRESGCLTGDSLVQMADGSRQPIRGLVGKSGFAVLALDEATQKLVPARVSRAFSTGVKPVFTLTTRLGRSIRATANHKFLTARGWKRLDELTVGDYLALPRRLASPQQQSLGDEELALLGHLIGDGCTLPRHSLQYTTRDPDLAQTVVDLARVVFGESIAPKIKSERGWLQVYLSAAHRLGWGKRNPVAVWLEGLGVWGLRSHEKRIPRQVFAQPAPAVARFLRHLWSTDGCVALRQGKAPYPAVYYASSSEGLAQDVQTLLLYLGINARLKRVPQKGKGRDQFHVVLSGQSDLLRFVREVGAVGRSKQSALAVVEAYLTGRQENTNRDVIPLELWLQPARASLAVIGMSHRELHRALGMAYSGATLFGQNLSRERTRRMAGALGSEALERLADSDIYWDTVRSIEAAGQEEVFDLTVPGPHNFIANNIIVHNSIEQDADLVMFIYRDEYYNPHSEKAGIAEIIVGKQRNGPTGTVELQFHAQHVRFNDLAKDEI comes from the coding sequence ATGGCAACCACACCGCTCGAGGGCCGCGTACCCCCCCATAACCTGGATGCCGAGGCCAGTGTGCTGGGCTCGGTGCTGCTGGACAGCGAGGTGCTAGACCGGCTCGAGGGCCTGCTGGCCGCTGATGCTTTTTACAAGGAAGCCCACCGCAAAATCTGGGAGGCCATGGTGGCGCTGCGGGCCCGGCGCGACCCGGTTGACCTGGTGACGCTCTCGGAGGAGCTGCGCCAGAACGGGGAGCTCGAGAACGTGGGAGGCCTCTCGTACCTGGTGGGCCTCTCGGAGCAGACCCCCACGGCGGCCTACGCCGACTACTACGGGCGCATTGTGGCCGAGAAGTGGACGCTGCGCAAGCTGATTGCCGCGGCGGGCGAGGCCATGAAGATGGCCTACGACGAGGAGGGGAGCCTCGAGGACATCCTCGATACTGCCGGGCGCAAGGTGCTCGAGGTCTCCACCCAGGGGGCCCGCTCTGAGTTCCAGAGCATGAAGGAGCTCGTACACGAGACCTTCGAACACATCCAGATGCTCTACGAGAACAAGGGCCAGGTAGACGGGGTCAAGAGCGGTTTCCGCGAACTCGACAGCATGATTGGGGGCCTGACTAGCGGCTCGCTCAACATCATTGCGGCCCGGCCCAGCATGGGCAAAACCAGCTTCGCCCTGACCATTGCGCAAAACGTGGCCTTGCGGGGCGAGGGCGCAGCGGTGGCCATCTTTTCGCTGGAGATGCCAGCGGTGCAGTTGGTTACCCGGATGCTCTGCTCCGAGGCCCGCATCGACATGAACCGCCTGCGGCAGGGCCAGCTTACCGACCGCGACTTCTCGCGCCTGGTGGACGTGGCGGGCCGCATCTCCGAGGCGGCCATCCTGATCGATGACACCTCCGACCTGACCCTGATGGAACTCCGGGCTCGAGCCCGTCGCCTGCACGCCCAGCACCGGCTGGGCCTGATCGTGATTGACTATCTGCAGCTCATGTCCGGCCCTGGGGGGGGCAAGAACGGCGGCGAGAACCGCCAGCAGGAGATTGCCCAGATCTCCCGCGGCCTCAAGGGCCTGGCCCGCGAGCTGGACGTGCCGGTGATCGCGCTTTCGCAGCTTTCGCGGGCGGTGGAGTCGCGTCCCAACAAGCGGCCCATGCTCTCCGACCTGAGGGAGTCAGGCTGCCTGACCGGCGATAGCCTGGTACAGATGGCGGATGGCTCGAGGCAGCCCATCCGCGGATTGGTTGGAAAAAGCGGTTTTGCAGTCCTGGCTTTAGACGAGGCCACACAAAAGCTGGTGCCTGCCAGGGTTAGCCGTGCCTTCTCGACGGGGGTGAAGCCGGTGTTTACCCTCACCACCCGGCTGGGGCGCAGCATTCGTGCCACGGCCAACCACAAGTTCCTCACTGCTCGAGGCTGGAAGCGGCTGGACGAACTGACCGTGGGGGATTACCTGGCCCTGCCAAGGCGGCTGGCTTCGCCCCAGCAACAGAGCCTCGGCGACGAGGAGTTGGCCCTGCTGGGCCACCTCATCGGCGATGGCTGTACCCTGCCCCGGCACAGCTTGCAGTACACCACACGCGACCCCGATCTGGCGCAAACTGTGGTTGATCTGGCCAGGGTGGTGTTTGGCGAATCCATCGCTCCCAAAATCAAGTCCGAGCGCGGATGGTTGCAGGTTTACCTCAGTGCGGCGCACCGGCTGGGCTGGGGCAAGCGCAACCCGGTGGCTGTGTGGCTCGAGGGTCTGGGGGTCTGGGGTTTACGTTCGCATGAAAAACGCATCCCCAGGCAGGTGTTTGCCCAGCCAGCCCCGGCGGTTGCCCGGTTTCTACGGCATCTGTGGTCTACCGATGGCTGTGTTGCCCTGCGCCAGGGCAAGGCCCCTTACCCTGCCGTGTACTACGCCAGTAGCAGCGAGGGCTTGGCGCAGGATGTGCAAACCCTGCTGCTGTATCTGGGTATCAACGCCAGGCTTAAGCGTGTACCGCAAAAAGGCAAGGGGCGGGATCAGTTCCACGTGGTGCTGAGCGGCCAGTCTGACCTGCTGCGTTTTGTGCGGGAGGTAGGGGCTGTGGGACGCTCAAAGCAAAGCGCGCTGGCCGTAGTGGAAGCCTATCTGACGGGCCGCCAGGAGAATACCAACCGCGATGTAATACCGCTCGAGCTGTGGCTTCAGCCAGCCAGAGCCAGCCTGGCCGTTATCGGCATGAGCCATCGCGAGCTGCACCGGGCTTTGGGGATGGCTTATTCCGGCGCGACCCTTTTCGGGCAGAACCTGAGCCGTGAACGCACCCGGCGCATGGCGGGCGCTTTGGGCTCGGAGGCGCTCGAGCGCCTGGCCGATAGCGATATTTACTGGGATACGGTGCGCTCCATCGAGGCCGCGGGCCAGGAGGAGGTTTTCGACCTTACGGTTCCCGGCCCACACAACTTCATAGCCAACAACATCATCGTGCACAACTCCATTGAGCAGGACGCCGACCTGGTGATGTTCATTTACCGCGACGAGTACTACAACCCCCACTCCGAAAAAGCTGGCATTGCCGAGATTATCGTGGGCAAGCAGCGCAACGGCCCCACCGGCACGGTGGAGCTACAGTTCCACGCCCAGCACGTGCGCTTCAACGACCTGGCCAAGGATGAGATTTGA
- a CDS encoding amino acid ABC transporter ATP-binding protein produces MSFLEIRNVHKRFGANEVLRGINLTVEEHQVVCLIGPSGCGKSTLLRCINGLEEIQAGEIRLHGDRITGPGVDLNALRRDVGIVFQSFNLFPHMTVLQNITLAPIQVLRMPEAEAQAKALSLLKRIGLEHKAKAYPDQLSGGQQQRVAIARALAMEPMLLLLDEITSALDPELVSEVLNLLRELAREGMTMILATHEMGFAREVASKVCFMYGGVVHEEGPPEQIFSNPQHERTQQFLSSIIEAGRL; encoded by the coding sequence ATGAGCTTTTTGGAAATCCGCAACGTGCACAAGCGCTTTGGCGCCAATGAGGTGCTGCGCGGCATCAACCTGACGGTGGAGGAGCACCAGGTGGTCTGCTTGATTGGGCCTTCGGGCTGTGGCAAGTCCACGCTGCTGCGCTGCATCAATGGCCTCGAGGAAATCCAGGCGGGTGAGATTCGCCTGCACGGCGACCGCATCACCGGGCCGGGGGTAGACCTCAACGCCCTGCGCCGCGATGTGGGGATTGTCTTCCAGAGCTTTAACCTGTTTCCCCACATGACCGTGCTGCAAAACATCACCCTGGCCCCCATCCAGGTGCTGCGGATGCCCGAGGCTGAAGCCCAGGCCAAGGCCCTTTCCCTTTTGAAGCGGATTGGCCTCGAGCACAAGGCCAAGGCCTACCCCGACCAGCTCTCGGGCGGGCAGCAGCAGCGCGTAGCCATTGCGCGGGCGCTGGCCATGGAGCCCATGCTTTTGCTTCTGGATGAGATCACCTCGGCCCTCGACCCCGAGCTGGTCTCGGAAGTGCTCAACCTGCTGCGTGAGCTGGCCCGCGAGGGCATGACCATGATTCTGGCTACCCACGAGATGGGCTTTGCCAGGGAGGTGGCCAGCAAGGTCTGCTTTATGTACGGTGGGGTGGTGCATGAGGAAGGCCCCCCAGAGCAGATTTTTTCCAACCCCCAGCACGAGCGCACCCAGCAGTTTTTGTCCAGCATTATCGAGGCGGGGCGGCTGTAA
- a CDS encoding amino acid ABC transporter permease: MTEPNSKALRRRQPIPPKDGLGFALLALILAVALWLATAWVMWLVKQTMTANGFQAFWADALLVLFTLLPAGLLWPAVRGLGQARLARQALQSENLIAARVHSAEAHTWAWFTLGYAGALVLFLLFVLFFIANNVAVGRTFFQLELIRNSFGLILQAFWVNVVIFLFAGVFSLIWGLVVAIAKLLPGKPAQPIRFIATFYTDAFLSLPSIIVIYLIGFGLPLTGIGFFRNLPLEALAVLALTLTYGAYMAEVYRAGLESIHPSQWAAARSLGLSYGQTLRFVVVPQAVRRIIPPLLNNFIGMQKDTALVNVVGVIDAFNQARIIASNDFNLSAVTTVAILFILITIPQTRLVDRLVERDRARFRQGS, encoded by the coding sequence ATGACCGAACCAAACTCAAAAGCGCTGCGACGTCGTCAGCCCATCCCTCCCAAGGATGGTTTGGGGTTTGCCTTGCTGGCCCTGATCCTGGCGGTGGCCCTGTGGCTGGCAACGGCCTGGGTGATGTGGCTGGTAAAGCAGACCATGACGGCCAACGGCTTCCAGGCCTTCTGGGCCGATGCTTTACTGGTGCTGTTTACGTTGCTACCCGCTGGGCTTCTATGGCCGGCGGTGCGAGGCCTGGGTCAGGCGCGTCTGGCCCGGCAGGCTTTGCAGAGCGAAAACCTGATTGCAGCCAGGGTGCACAGCGCGGAAGCCCACACCTGGGCCTGGTTTACCCTGGGCTATGCCGGGGCGCTGGTCTTGTTTTTGCTGTTTGTGCTGTTCTTTATCGCCAACAATGTGGCGGTTGGGCGTACCTTTTTTCAGCTCGAGCTCATCCGCAACTCCTTTGGCCTCATTTTGCAGGCCTTCTGGGTAAATGTGGTCATTTTTCTGTTCGCCGGGGTTTTTTCCCTCATCTGGGGCCTGGTGGTGGCCATTGCCAAGCTGCTGCCTGGCAAACCGGCCCAGCCCATCCGTTTTATTGCGACCTTCTACACCGATGCTTTTTTGAGCCTGCCCTCCATCATTGTGATCTATCTGATCGGGTTTGGCCTGCCCCTCACCGGCATTGGCTTTTTCCGCAACCTGCCCCTGGAGGCCCTGGCGGTGCTGGCCCTGACCCTGACCTACGGGGCCTACATGGCCGAGGTCTACCGCGCGGGCCTCGAGAGCATTCACCCTAGCCAGTGGGCTGCGGCCCGCAGCCTGGGTTTGTCCTATGGGCAGACCCTGCGCTTCGTGGTGGTGCCCCAGGCGGTGCGGCGCATCATCCCGCCCCTGCTCAACAACTTTATCGGGATGCAGAAAGACACCGCCCTGGTGAACGTGGTGGGGGTGATTGACGCCTTCAACCAGGCCCGCATCATCGCCTCCAACGACTTCAACCTGTCGGCGGTGACCACCGTGGCGATTCTATTTATCCTGATTACCATCCCCCAGACCCGCCTGGTAGACCGGCTGGTCGAGCGCGACCGGGCCCGCTTCCGGCAGGGGTCGTAG
- a CDS encoding bL17 family ribosomal protein — protein sequence MRHQKAGRKLNRNSSHRVALFRNLAKSLLLSENGRIVTTIPKAKELAGYMDSLITTAKKAPTLTVPEGVRFTKPKDKNGQVRPLKEGERMATPEELAAYAQRNHLRRLVLRDLHDPKLVKKLFEEIAPRYADRPGGYTRVLKLAERRRGDGTQLAVVELVK from the coding sequence ATGCGTCACCAAAAAGCTGGAAGAAAACTCAACCGGAACTCCTCGCACCGCGTGGCCTTGTTCCGTAACCTGGCTAAAAGCCTGCTGCTCTCGGAGAATGGCCGGATCGTGACCACCATTCCCAAGGCCAAGGAGCTGGCGGGCTACATGGACAGCCTCATCACCACGGCGAAGAAAGCACCTACCCTGACCGTACCCGAGGGTGTGCGTTTTACCAAACCCAAGGACAAAAACGGTCAGGTGCGCCCCCTCAAAGAAGGCGAGCGCATGGCCACCCCGGAGGAGCTGGCCGCCTATGCCCAGCGCAACCACCTGCGTCGCCTGGTGCTGCGTGACCTGCACGATCCCAAGCTGGTCAAGAAGCTTTTCGAGGAGATTGCCCCGCGCTATGCGGATCGGCCGGGGGGCTATACCCGCGTGCTCAAATTGGCGGAGCGCCGCCGGGGGGATGGAACCCAACTGGCCGTGGTTGAGCTGGTGAAGTAG
- a CDS encoding DNA-directed RNA polymerase subunit alpha codes for METTKTKAPVFNARIDGNYGEFVLEPLERGFGVTLGNPLRRILLSSIPGTAVTSVYIEDVLHEFSTIPGVKEDAIQLILNLKELVVRFANPGTGPKTLTLRASGPKVIYARDLECPPDAEVVNPDQYIATLEEKGKLVMEIRVDEGVGYVPAEKHGIKDRISSIPVDALYSPVRRVAYQVEDTRLGQRTDLDKLTLRIWTNGAVSPMDALQQAVAILREQLGYFDQSPVMRVEPKSTPAPAPAAPATTAPAAPASPGVGLTLDDLGLTTRVLHNLKEEGIESVESLLALSEKELRRVPGIGDRSLQEIKDCLAQHGLVMKD; via the coding sequence TTGGAAACCACCAAGACCAAAGCCCCTGTTTTTAACGCCCGCATTGACGGCAATTATGGCGAGTTCGTGCTCGAGCCGCTCGAGCGGGGTTTCGGTGTAACCCTGGGTAACCCCTTGCGCCGCATTTTGCTCTCCTCGATTCCCGGTACCGCCGTTACCAGCGTTTACATCGAAGACGTTCTACACGAGTTCTCCACCATTCCGGGCGTTAAGGAGGACGCCATTCAGCTCATCCTCAACCTCAAGGAGCTGGTTGTGCGTTTTGCCAACCCCGGCACCGGCCCCAAAACCCTCACCCTACGCGCCAGCGGCCCCAAGGTAATCTACGCTCGCGACCTGGAGTGCCCCCCCGATGCCGAGGTGGTTAACCCCGATCAGTACATCGCTACCCTGGAGGAAAAGGGCAAGCTGGTGATGGAAATTCGTGTGGACGAAGGAGTGGGCTACGTGCCGGCTGAAAAGCATGGCATCAAAGACCGTATCTCCTCGATTCCGGTGGATGCTCTGTACTCGCCTGTGCGGCGGGTGGCCTACCAGGTTGAGGATACCCGCCTGGGTCAGCGCACCGACCTGGATAAGCTGACCCTGCGTATCTGGACCAACGGCGCGGTCTCGCCCATGGATGCGCTGCAGCAAGCTGTAGCCATCTTGCGGGAACAGCTCGGTTACTTTGACCAGTCGCCGGTTATGCGGGTTGAACCCAAAAGTACCCCTGCACCTGCACCTGCTGCACCGGCAACCACTGCGCCTGCTGCGCCAGCATCCCCGGGGGTGGGCTTAACCTTGGATGATCTGGGTCTGACCACCCGTGTTTTGCATAACCTCAAGGAAGAGGGCATTGAAAGCGTGGAGAGCCTGCTAGCCCTGTCAGAAAAAGAGCTCAGGCGCGTGCCTGGTATTGGCGATCGCAGCCTACAGGAGATCAAGGACTGCCTGGCCCAGCACGGGCTGGTAATGAAAGACTGA
- the rpsD gene encoding 30S ribosomal protein S4, whose translation MGRYRGPIVKVARHLGVNIAETEKVQKYLDRRPYAPGQHGQKRKGRPSDFAVRLREKQKLRFIYDVSETQFRNLFEEASRKKGVTGTVFLQLLESRLDNVVFRMGIASTRRQARQFVRHGHILVNGKRVNIPGYRVRPGDEIKVSEKAKKIDFIVQNVERFKNRKSFPWLEFNADTMTGRFLRLPEREMLSLPVNEQLVIEFYSR comes from the coding sequence ATGGGTCGTTATAGAGGGCCAATCGTAAAAGTGGCGCGTCACCTCGGGGTGAACATCGCCGAGACCGAAAAAGTTCAAAAGTACCTAGATCGCCGTCCCTATGCGCCGGGCCAGCACGGCCAGAAGCGCAAGGGTCGACCCTCCGACTTTGCGGTGCGTTTGCGCGAGAAGCAGAAGCTGCGCTTTATCTACGATGTGTCGGAAACGCAGTTCCGCAACCTCTTCGAGGAGGCCAGCCGCAAGAAGGGCGTGACCGGTACGGTGTTTTTGCAATTGCTCGAGAGCCGTCTGGACAATGTGGTCTTCCGCATGGGTATTGCCTCTACCCGCCGCCAGGCCCGGCAGTTTGTGCGGCACGGGCACATTCTGGTCAATGGCAAGCGGGTGAATATTCCTGGCTACCGCGTGCGCCCTGGTGACGAGATCAAGGTATCGGAGAAAGCCAAGAAGATTGACTTTATTGTGCAAAATGTCGAGCGCTTCAAGAACCGCAAGAGCTTCCCTTGGTTGGAATTCAACGCCGATACTATGACCGGGCGCTTCTTGCGTCTGCCGGAACGGGAAATGCTCTCGTTGCCTGTAAATGAGCAGCTCGTGATCGAGTTCTATTCCCGATAG
- the rpsK gene encoding 30S ribosomal protein S11, whose product MAEKKSATSRKKKIKRQVTTGKAFIHASYNNTIVTITDNDGHPVTWSSGGVIGYKGSRKGTPYAAQLAAMDAAKKAQGYGMSSVEVVVRGTGAGREQAIRALQASGLQVRSIVDDTPTPHNGCRPRKKFRKAV is encoded by the coding sequence ATGGCTGAGAAAAAGTCTGCTACAAGTCGCAAGAAAAAAATCAAGCGCCAGGTTACGACGGGTAAGGCGTTTATTCACGCCTCCTACAACAACACCATCGTAACCATCACCGATAACGATGGACACCCCGTGACCTGGTCGTCCGGGGGGGTTATTGGCTACAAAGGCAGCCGCAAAGGTACGCCCTATGCTGCCCAACTGGCAGCCATGGATGCAGCAAAGAAGGCCCAGGGCTATGGGATGAGCAGCGTTGAAGTGGTGGTACGGGGAACCGGGGCGGGCCGCGAACAAGCCATCCGGGCCTTGCAGGCCAGTGGGCTTCAGGTGCGTTCCATTGTGGACGATACCCCTACGCCGCATAACGGCTGCCGTCCTCGTAAAAAGTTTCGTAAGGCTGTTTAG
- the rpsM gene encoding 30S ribosomal protein S13 — protein sequence MARISGVEIPRNKRVDVALTYIYGVGPARAKEALAATNVDPATRVKDLTEAEVARLREFVENTYKLEGELRAEVAANIKRLMDIGCYRGLRHRRGLPVRGQRTRTNARTRKGPRKTVAGKKKAPRK from the coding sequence ATGGCTCGTATTTCTGGTGTAGAAATCCCCCGTAATAAGCGCGTGGATGTTGCTCTGACCTACATCTATGGGGTGGGCCCTGCTCGCGCGAAAGAAGCCCTGGCAGCCACCAACGTTGATCCGGCGACCCGGGTCAAGGACCTGACCGAGGCGGAAGTGGCCCGCTTGCGCGAGTTTGTGGAAAACACCTACAAGCTCGAGGGCGAATTGCGTGCTGAGGTGGCGGCCAATATTAAGCGCCTGATGGACATTGGTTGTTACCGGGGGCTCCGCCACCGCCGTGGGCTACCCGTGCGTGGACAGCGCACCCGTACCAACGCCCGTACCCGCAAAGGCCCCCGCAAAACCGTGGCCGGTAAGAAGAAGGCACCCCGCAAGTAA
- the rpmJ gene encoding 50S ribosomal protein L36, with product MKVRTSVKKMCDKCKVIKRHGRVYVICEDPTHKQRQG from the coding sequence ATGAAAGTGCGTACCTCAGTCAAGAAAATGTGCGACAAGTGCAAGGTGATCAAGCGCCACGGTCGCGTCTATGTGATTTGTGAAGACCCCACCCACAAGCAGCGTCAAGGCTGA
- the infA gene encoding translation initiation factor IF-1 encodes MAKEKDTIRAEGVISEALPNTTFRVQLDNGPEILCYISGKMRMNYIRILPGDRVVVEITPYDPSRGRIVYRK; translated from the coding sequence TTGGCCAAGGAAAAAGATACAATTCGTGCCGAAGGCGTCATCAGCGAGGCTTTACCCAATACCACTTTCCGGGTGCAGCTCGATAACGGCCCCGAGATCCTCTGCTACATCTCCGGCAAGATGCGGATGAATTACATCCGTATACTGCCCGGTGACCGGGTGGTGGTCGAGATTACCCCTTATGATCCCAGCCGGGGCCGGATTGTGTACAGGAAGTGA
- the map gene encoding type I methionyl aminopeptidase, which produces MAIHIKSPWEIEKMTKTGQLHTAIFAEVEPHIRPGVSTLELDQIILRAIQKAGGQAPQIGYRAGGTVPFPSATCMSIDDVVVHGLPSKRPLREGELLKIDFLFTYEGYTTDMARTYAIGKVSPEAERLMRVTEEAFWVGFKLLQPGRRIGDVAAAVQDFVERQHGLWCIREMVGHGVGRELHEDPQVPNYGEPGKGPKLRPGMTLAFEPMVALYPAKMVILADGWTATVGKGNLAAHYENTVLITDSGPRLLTGSQKAVPVER; this is translated from the coding sequence ATGGCCATTCACATTAAGTCGCCCTGGGAAATCGAGAAGATGACCAAAACGGGTCAACTTCACACCGCTATCTTTGCCGAGGTGGAGCCCCACATTCGCCCCGGGGTAAGCACCCTCGAGCTCGACCAGATCATCCTGCGGGCGATCCAAAAAGCGGGGGGCCAGGCCCCGCAAATCGGTTACCGTGCGGGCGGCACCGTGCCCTTCCCTAGCGCTACCTGCATGTCCATTGATGATGTGGTGGTGCACGGTTTGCCTTCCAAACGTCCTTTGCGGGAAGGCGAACTCTTGAAGATCGACTTCCTGTTCACCTACGAGGGCTACACCACTGATATGGCCCGCACATACGCCATTGGCAAGGTCTCGCCCGAGGCCGAACGCCTGATGCGTGTGACCGAGGAGGCCTTCTGGGTGGGCTTTAAGTTGTTGCAGCCCGGCCGCCGCATTGGCGACGTGGCAGCGGCTGTGCAGGACTTTGTCGAACGGCAGCACGGGCTTTGGTGCATCCGGGAGATGGTGGGGCACGGCGTGGGCCGTGAATTGCACGAAGACCCCCAGGTGCCCAACTACGGTGAGCCCGGCAAAGGCCCCAAGCTCCGGCCCGGCATGACCCTGGCTTTTGAGCCAATGGTTGCTTTATACCCTGCCAAGATGGTAATATTGGCGGATGGTTGGACGGCCACGGTTGGAAAAGGCAACCTGGCGGCCCACTACGAAAACACGGTGCTGATTACCGATTCTGGCCCTCGCCTTTTGACGGGGAGCCAGAAAGCCGTGCCGGTAGAACGGTAG
- a CDS encoding adenylate kinase translates to MAEAVIFLGPPGAGKGTQAKRLALELGFRQLSTGDILRSHVARGTELGQQAKPLMEAGKLVPDEIILGLIGQELAEMSDPKVIFDGFPRTLAQAEALDRLLSERQIRLLGVLLVTAPEEELVRRLLGRALEEGRSDDNEHTIRARMVEYRQKTQPLVDYYKKTGHLKEINGLGKVDEVYQAIQKALGLGVS, encoded by the coding sequence GTGGCAGAGGCGGTAATTTTCTTGGGCCCCCCGGGGGCGGGCAAAGGCACCCAGGCCAAGCGCCTGGCCCTCGAGCTGGGTTTTCGGCAACTTTCCACCGGTGACATCCTCCGTAGCCACGTGGCACGAGGTACCGAACTGGGCCAGCAAGCCAAACCTCTAATGGAAGCGGGTAAGCTGGTGCCCGACGAAATTATTCTGGGACTGATCGGCCAGGAGCTGGCTGAGATGTCCGATCCCAAGGTTATTTTCGATGGCTTCCCGCGCACGCTGGCCCAGGCTGAGGCCCTCGACCGCTTGCTTTCCGAGCGCCAGATCCGCCTGCTGGGTGTGCTGCTGGTGACTGCCCCCGAAGAAGAACTGGTTCGCCGGCTGCTGGGGCGGGCCCTGGAAGAGGGCCGCTCGGACGACAATGAACACACCATCCGGGCCCGGATGGTGGAATACCGTCAGAAAACCCAGCCCCTGGTGGACTACTACAAAAAGACCGGCCACCTCAAAGAAATCAACGGCTTGGGCAAGGTGGACGAGGTGTACCAAGCCATTCAAAAGGCCCTGGGTTTGGGAGTCTCCTGA
- the secY gene encoding preprotein translocase subunit SecY, producing the protein MLAAFRSAIIIPELRKRILFTLLVLALYRLGTFIPTPGVDIGKIREFLGTQAGSALGLVNLFSGGNFEQFSIFALGIMPYITAAIIMQLLVTVIPALEKLQKEGEEGRRIITQYTRIAGIALGAVQGLFLATAFLGSNNGAFLLPGWEPGFFFYFVVVVTQVAGIALLLWMAERITEYGIGNGTSMVIFAGIVAAWLPQLGRTFGLVRTGEVNLIALLIFLAFIVLAFGVMAAVQQAERRIPVQYARKQVGRKMFGGQATYIPIKLNAAGVIPIIFAAALLQLPLFITGVFPESTLAQGIANFFTPNRFPGLLIEVLLIIGFTYVYTAVQFDPRRISENLREYGGFIPGIRPGEPTVKFLEHIVSRLTLWGAIFLGIVAALPTIMQNVTGVTTLTFHFSGISLLIVVGVALDTLRQIEAQLQMRNYEGFLSKGRLRGRTR; encoded by the coding sequence ATGCTTGCGGCCTTCCGCTCCGCCATCATCATCCCTGAACTGCGTAAGCGCATTTTGTTTACGCTGTTGGTGCTGGCGTTGTATCGGCTGGGTACGTTCATCCCGACCCCTGGGGTGGATATCGGTAAAATCCGCGAGTTTTTAGGTACCCAGGCGGGCAGTGCGCTGGGGCTGGTCAACCTGTTTTCCGGGGGCAACTTCGAACAGTTCTCTATTTTCGCCCTGGGTATCATGCCCTATATCACAGCCGCCATCATCATGCAGCTTTTGGTTACGGTTATTCCTGCCCTGGAAAAGCTGCAAAAGGAGGGCGAAGAAGGCCGCCGCATCATCACGCAGTACACCCGTATTGCGGGCATCGCACTGGGGGCGGTGCAGGGGTTGTTCCTGGCTACCGCCTTTTTGGGCTCAAACAACGGGGCCTTCCTGCTCCCTGGCTGGGAACCGGGTTTCTTCTTCTATTTTGTGGTGGTGGTGACCCAGGTGGCCGGCATTGCTCTGCTGCTCTGGATGGCTGAGCGCATCACCGAGTATGGGATTGGCAACGGCACCAGCATGGTGATCTTCGCCGGCATTGTGGCGGCCTGGCTGCCGCAACTGGGCCGCACCTTTGGCCTGGTGCGCACCGGTGAGGTCAACCTGATCGCCCTTTTGATCTTCCTGGCCTTTATTGTGCTGGCTTTTGGGGTTATGGCTGCGGTTCAGCAGGCCGAGCGTCGCATCCCTGTGCAGTATGCACGGAAGCAGGTTGGCCGCAAGATGTTTGGTGGGCAAGCCACCTACATCCCCATCAAGCTCAACGCTGCCGGGGTCATCCCCATTATCTTTGCCGCGGCCTTGCTGCAGCTTCCCCTCTTTATTACCGGGGTGTTTCCCGAATCCACGCTAGCGCAGGGTATCGCCAACTTTTTCACGCCCAACCGTTTCCCTGGCTTGCTGATTGAGGTGCTGCTGATCATCGGGTTTACCTACGTTTATACTGCAGTGCAGTTCGACCCGCGCCGCATCTCCGAAAACCTGCGTGAGTACGGTGGGTTTATCCCTGGTATCCGCCCCGGCGAGCCCACCGTGAAGTTCCTCGAGCACATCGTCTCCCGTTTGACCCTTTGGGGGGCCATCTTTTTGGGGATCGTGGCGGCTTTGCCAACCATCATGCAAAACGTAACCGGTGTGACCACCCTGACCTTCCACTTCTCAGGCATCAGCCTGCTGATCGTGGTGGGGGTTGCACTCGATACCCTGCGCCAGATTGAGGCCCAGCTACAGATGCGCAACTACGAGGGCTTTTTGTCCAAAGGGCGTTTGCGGGGCCGCACCCGTTAA